ctaaagctatattcagcagaactaattaattattcatgattttaatttaaagaggatttGTTGAGGCTGAATCTTTTTGATGAAAGATAATGtactatagctataaaatcgtgacaagtgtgttataaaagaaaaaataagaatatgtagtctgaaaataacctttcgtaactgattatgtaaaaaaaaaattgctgccacctttaaagatattttccaagttgtttttcagagaaaaagagaaaatagataaattttcagccttggctgttgttttcattttgtttttattgttcatcaattttcaggtttattatttttcttttaagattgttcttatagagaaatgaagtttatgtaagttgagttagctatgatttacagttacaataataatcaaaaattgaattttaaaattttagaatattcaatgattttgttcctcCATATCACTCAGTCCTCTTTAAAGTTCaatactttttcagattattgctaatggcgggaatctttaagccgcagggcttcttgttttcttAGAAATAATATGCAGCATAAGCTGTCAGAACTTGCACGACTCGTTGCTTAGTTGTCGTGATTGAGGCTCGCAGATGGAGAGCTGTTAATTAAAATATGATACGCTTGAATAGAGCAATAACTTTTAGAACAATCACAAAACTAATGCGTTGTTAATAATTCATTACAACAAACCCAGTGTtcaaattttgtgttaaaaCTTAACTACATTTTAGACAAGGTGGCAAATTTTTTGAACGACATTAAACAATCAGGTAAAATATTTACTTTGTTCTAATCAGCAAACGTAATATATCTAAACACAATGTCAATGTTTATTAATACAAACTATACTAAAAGAACTTTGGATAATAGTACTGAAAGAACTTTAAAAGAGTTTTTCGTTAGTTTAAGAAACGGAATTAAATTGTGACCTACTCGCGTTGTACTTATTTCCTTTACCAAAATAAAATGAATTAATTCCGCGAAAGTCTCTGAGCCTTTTAAAAAACCTAAAATCTCGTCCCAGTTATTTAGTTTTGTCAGAGGTTTAGAAGTTAACAAATCCTcaatttgtctttttttacGAAGATATATTAAATATTCGCTTTACGCTCTAGAAAGATGGATGAAATAGATCGACCGGCAGTGGGACAGTTACCATCTCCAAGAGCACCATTCAATTTAGACAATCGACCAGAACTAAGCGAAGATACGGAGCCTCTAGACGAAGTCGATCGCCCCAGTGTAACAATGGATGTACCAAAGgatccagaacgttttttagcTCAAATTGTTGTCGATAAAAATGAAAGCGAAAAAAGAATTGAGATAAACACTGATTTTAACCACGAGAACATGAATATTGAAACTCAAATTGCGAATGATGAAATAATACATATTGAGTCTTCCGATGGTCCGCCGGTACAGCCAATAGGAAATGTAGATGGACCTTTCAACCAAATGTTCAGAAGACACAGCCCGATTATACAACAACGTACAGAGAGGACAGATAAAGAGGGTATCACCTCCAAACATGTCACACTTTACCCGAAAGAGCCGGATAGCAAAgttagtggtaaaataaaacatgaagtcaattcagaatatttttataatatgaACAGTTTTCCTAGAGGAAAGCTTACTCTAATAAATGTAAAGTACTTTCAGAAATCATCTGGTATGGGTGAGTATCCACGACATGGAACGGATAAAGACGCCGAAGGCTTATGCTCACTTTTTTTAGACTTAGGCTTCATCGTTGACAGATACGACAACCCGTCTAAAAGAGAGATTCTTAGTATCCTTAAGGGCGCTGCAAACGAAGATTATTCAAAGCTTAGCTGTTGTGCGTGCGCCATGTTAAGCCATGGCGAAGAGGGTATAATTTACGGAACAGATGGCTATGTGAAGATTAAGGAAATTACCAAGCTTTTTCGAAGTCGCTCACTAGCTGGAAAACCGAAGTTCTTTTTATTCCAGGCTTGTCAGGGCTCCGAGTACATGAATCCTTTGGACTCAGTAGATGGTCCTGGTCGTCATCTCATTGACGAAGCCGAAATGTCATTGACACTTCCATCCGAAGCGGATTTTTTGTACGCATATTCCACTGTTCCTGGTTTCTACTCTTGGCGTAACTCGAGACGTGGTTCTTGGTTTATGGAAGCTGTTGTGTCTACTTTTCGTGAGTCGGCACACAAGATGGATGTCGTCCGCATGTTAACCCGTGTTAATGCAATCGTCGCGCATCGTAAGTCGCGAACGGATGATGTGGTGACAGATGACAAGCGTCAAATTGCTTCAATAATCACCCAGATGCGAAAagaattctttctctttccgcCTTATGGACCACTACCCAAAGAAGGAAGCTAATGCTTTtgaatgcatatttttatatcaCACAACACTAGTACGATTGAATAAAGTTAGACTAGGTTAAAAATTTGATTGTATTTTATTGGTTATGTTCATACTAAAAATTATTCATGTTTATTTAGTTATTGAATTATTTCCAAACATCCCCTTTCTTCGAAGTTTGCATGAACATCTATAGAATTGCTTGCTCGTTAACATTGTGTAACTATCGGAAAGTCTAACTGCTCTCTCCACTTGAAGAGGAATCTGATGAAGTCGACATAAACTCTACCTCCTCCACTCCAGCATCCCCATTCGCAGGTAAAGACATCATTGCAGAAACAGGCATCGTAGCTAAGTGCGCCTAAAAATGAGGGGAAAAGTAGAGTAGGCTAATAAATACTAGGCGTAAATTTAAGCACCACAATGTGATATCCGGGTTCATTCATTTTCTTTATGAATTTTGCTTTAAAGGAGATACGAACTacggctgctgaataaaagtttatgatGCAGTGTTGTTTTTGAAGACCAGATTAGATCGACAGGCGTGGTAAACCAAAAGATAAACTAAAACCCCGGACATAAATTAGcggaaaaatgcaaaaatatgaTTCTCCCCCTCTCAACCTTTTCCAATGTTGCAGGTTCCATATGCTAGATTTTGAGCCTAAAAATTGGTTATGTGTCGCGTCAACATTAAATTGGGGGGAAGAGGGTTATAACGTGTGTTTTTGAAAATTCCACTAATATAATGTCCGAGGTTGCAGTCTGTTATCAATAGtagtttttattacaaaatttgaaAAGCAAAAAAGCAAATATTATGTGGCGAAGAttattgcgaagcaattgagctttgcgagcgaagcgaaattgtggagcacgtttgctacacgcgaggtataccaagagaattattgagattctcaaaatttcgatagaaaaaaaatcatataaaatcagcgtaaagaaataggactgatatttttgcacataaagctagggtattttttttttctaataaaacaagtaagtttggaccgaggggttaaagtataagtctagtaaaaaaatgcaataacgCGAACGGATGATGTGGTGACAGATGACAAGCGTCAAATTGCTTCAATAATCACCCAGATGCGAAAagaattctttctctttccgcCTTATGGACCACTACCCAAAGAAGGAAGCTAATGCTTTtgaatgcatatttttatatcaCACAACACTAGTACGATTGAATAAAGTTAGACTAGGTTAAAAATTTGATTGTATTTTATTGGTTATGTTCATACTAAAAATTATTCATGTTTATTTAGTTATTGAATTATTTCCAAACATCCCCTTTCTTCGAAGTTTGCATGAACATCTATAGAATTGCTTGCTCGTTAACATTGTGTAACTATCGGAAAGTCTAACTGCTCTCTCCACTTGAAGAGGAATCTGATGAAGTCGACATAAACTCTACCTCCTCCACTCCAGCATCCCCATTCGCAGGTAAAGACATCATTGCAGAAACAGGCATCGTAGCTAAGTGCGCCTAAAAATGAGGGGAAAAGTAGAGTAGGCTAATAAATACTAGGCGTAAATTTAAGCACCACAATGTGATATCCGGGTTCATTCATTTTCTTTATGAATTTTGCTTTAAAGGAGATACGAACTacggctgctgaataaaagtttatgatGCAGTGTTGTTTTTGAAGACCAGATTAGATCGACAGGCGTGGTAAACCAAAAGATAAACTAAAACCCCGGACATAAATTAGcggaaaaatgcaaaaatatgaTTCTCCCCCTCTCAACCTTTTCCAATGTTGCAGGTTCCATATGCTAGATTTTGAGCCTAAAAATTGGTTATGTGTCGCGTCAACATTAAATTGGGGGGAAGAGGGTTATAACGTGTGTTTTTGAAAATTCCACTAATATAATGTCCGAGGTTGCAGTCTGTTATCAATAGtagtttttattacaaaatttgaaAAGCAAAAAAGCAAATATTATGTGGCGAAGAttattgcgaagcaattgagctttgcgagcgaagcgaaattgtggagcacgtttgctacacgcgaggtataccaagagaattattgagattctcaaaatttcgatagaaaaaaaatcatataaaatcagcgtaaagaaataggactgatatttttgcacataaagctagggtattttttttttctaataaaacaagtaagtttggaccgaggggttaaagtataagtctagtaaaaaaatgcaataagtacggctcgtactccccccccccccccccccccccccccccgtcttttggtccggattatacgtccgccgaacttgaacacacaaagaggaatatgccgtcAACAATAAACGGTAGTtggcattttagacacgtatattttacggACCTAAAATAtgctttatttctttgtattatagctaattattttataaataattaatcaattattttgaaattttgcttctaatactattatagttgtattttaatgaaacataatagtattaaaacggttttcttcttttgaaaaaacttattgctagtcctgtttctaatggACTTTACTtatgtattttaagcttttttgttgctgtgctttttctggagaattgagttggattggaaagctcctgtgtacggtacccttttctaaagaaatattgaagaaatttgtacaattataacgcgccgagctgtgtgttattttattgtttctaagaagatgtaataatacaatattatcaattttaattggttttatccaaatcaaggtaaggcttaatcacacgaaaggtagctagagctcagttttgtataaaagaattaaaagtaatttgtagaatacatatggagaagctgtattactacctaactgatagccagatataggaaaacctgtagctagggcgcagacaaaacaaatagctctgggtgctagagtgagctgaccaaccgttttttatcacagttttttatttattatataagtaacctgttacagtaattaaaaaatatccacctttgctatcaaaccaacagcaatgtaattgtcaataggaattagtacaccctccctgagaacaaggtttaaagcgacattaaaacaataaaactgtcattaaacagaactccaaggatgcccaagccgcacacgtcctctaaacggAGTGGGCATCTttgaaactgcttgtaattttagaacaagggtgctgataagctgcatacgtgcaggcgtttttgtgcaagtttagcgtttagaaaaaaaatgaagtattcacccgaaaaaacccgcatcgaccataaaataaactatgtggtagctaagttcttaaaagaactgtttttgatggtttttgataaaattcacttgataaataacttttaaactttattaactcctttctcttaaagcatctttttccaactattttccacaaggtatgttacagggaattgaattttggaaatgctccaggcaagttcgggaaagtgtgggcggttttggaagacaaccactaatttaattggaaaagttgcccgaactcgcccttatatatgtggccgtttgcagcttattttagaatattctcaggaataatagaccaagagcaattacatcacagtttcttgttcaccgcccacgtgtgtttgagaacaacccacataaaaagttcattattttttaaattatttgtgtaaaaattactatttcattcacgataaaccatttgtcagtcattttattcatccaacaaagaatcctattCAAGGTGCTTTtttattagtgctgaatttaataattgacatgattcagcatagtttttaaaagggtctgattgaaAAATATGATtgcaaagttcagcacttgtaatgtttgtgtatttgtgtactcagcttctaaaacacacacaagagacattatattttcctctgggtgattacattaatgttggttgaaaaaaacctgaatgatgagaagcatatgtttttgaatgggtctaggacaatttaatttcccttggccttgcatcaataagcacttctaaaatgattttgtcggatttggaaactgttggtatggttggaactttgcatataaaattagtaaagttgccaaattgtttagtttttttcttttatacttttccgaattagccttaattatttatgagatgaaaaacagtgctttcaattccattgacttggccatcccttaaaggcactggaagcttcactatatgaaaatgttttctttttcttttagattgtgtacaatgggagtgagtgatgtaatcttccaatgcgtgtggtgaaaagaaggcgaaaccGTTactgtttttctgcccaaattttaagctatttaataaatcttgataaagttaaaaactgttttgatttgtttgtttttgttttaattgtttcccgtgagttttcgaaattcgttccagcagattctgtggcttctagtgccggtatttttacgtgaaaaaaatactgttttgttttaaggtcatttacgaaatcgttaatgttaggaccaacttctgcgggttgtacaactcgatgtattacatatctttcggaatactgctaaaagtgtaattttgtattgcgctctttacttttatcattctgtgggaaaaggcggtacaaaattttaacacgcgttattcgtttctgttagtttcgcgtaatctaattttctcggacattttgaaaagaatatcccacgcacatcaaatactcgcgcagtctattcgcaaaaaaaaaaatgtttttgcgcaacgaattgttctgcagagcgttcattttcctacctcgtccccagggttcttctatatgatattcaattttgatgtatttcggaagatgttagcgccaaagaaacaagaagcgctagggacaaagtattggatagtttaattttgcttgcaacttgcgaaatgcttcgcaaccttttttttaatttctagttttattattttcttgaaCTTACTCCGTTtaagtaaagataaagaaagtaaaatctCGTAAATAAAGATGAAGTCACCATGTTGCGCGTTCGATTTGTcgttaaagacaattaattctgatatatataaCAAGCAAATCTCGGtatacgggaaatagcaaagcatggttttcctttgttacgtggtgtcattcgtaaagagtgaaccaatgacataaatttttaggacttacgtacagggcactttggttacactcataagcgcaagaaattAACACataaatttggtacttattacaaaaataccaatgggtttgtttacaaaagagaacaacctcgatgttgtttgatattgttcttacaggtagcttagctactatagttacatttaggattaaactagcatttattacttaatactcagtaaaataggtcaagtttgaatattaaacgttttcgctatagctagctagactaagcatgaaaggacaaggctgagctttttagctgggttaaaagtcaaaacttaaagaggaaaattacatcacattttttaagattatactaCACATATTTTAGAACACCTGCATGAAAatgcattgttcatcaagttaccccatatggctaatatggaagatttcttcataaaaagcatcagaaacttttttcatgtggattacttttacattaacaaaaatttgaagataaacttttgcgattttgtcattcattagttttcaaatttctcgctggaaatttttaaggtttaaaacccatgtctcacagtaactttttcgttcttatcctaatgttaatacataagctatgcaagaacttttgcaggaaaataaaaacccatcaagagaaaaagtttgttattaaaatattataaataatttcaaaccgattagtccctgcagtcattttggtgtcagcggtatgaaaaactatgctaaaactatactaagtaaaagccctattacttcagtaaaaaattgaaataatgacttgaaacttagtattatatgtttttagaccagtttaatgaaatgaacccaaatttttttaactactatcatagtttctgagtttttaattttggccatttttggaGACACCGATAAACTTTtcttgacagcatatcaattttgacaagccatgtgtacagaaaacattctaagtgattctcaggattaaaaataattcaaacagataaaatgtgtccaggtttaggaccaaataccttatccagctcagagaaagtgggaatgtgcttctagagcacagtgctaaatacataatctaaattttatgccgtataaatacaaagtggttagaaagttattttttgtccacctggatctgcaacacgtttactttgcACTAATCGCCCAGTCTGCTgacactcacaattaatttttgaatatccagaggaactttttatgcaaaatgaaaaatgcgacacaactgtatttgctttgcagaagtaacaataggcttatctttatcataagtcccgtgaatgttggtttatgaaaaagatattcttaatgctataagcgctccactggatttgtaacacattacactaagtgtcctccatgtgaaacagtttacactttactaagtcttaacctgaaGACCACAtcaagcgaatattacttctggctatactttcccaatttttgttatttcataaaagaaaactgaaaatctacataatttatttatgaaatataggtttcagtttgtcgtggaaacatgtttaccaacatgcaatgtgttgcatacctaactagctatatacttaagtcttgaatgttcactgctatgggaggtccaaataactacctagctatttttatttaaaatgacagaatgccttgaaaaatcttttgtgcagctAGATATACTaaagtaatatatttagctcttgtactttatcacttaattatttaataacaaatgtgacCTGGAGTGCTGGCGTGGTactggctaggtagcttaaaatcacaaaataaatattatccagatgtgaccttccctcatcatcagacatcggaaAGGCGTTCCTGTTCTTTtcttctcattgtggggtacctcaaattcttgtaaatccaatgaaaaaaaatacttaagaaTTCCTTTTCTTTCCCTTGCactactcatggcatttctttgcatgtcttTAGTTTCAAGCCACGATCCCTGAGCTTCCAACCCCGTCTcagtcacaagtttcagcgctagccgAAATGACGGACAACGTTGAGGAACTCtaggtaattttgaaaaaatgtggttctgccttatgattttcagatatttgctgctgatatcagcatattttggccctcgggtgccacacctccgtatatataggagttaattatctttaaatgtTTCCGGTCTGTGTATTTATCATATTTGGTGCCATCTAATCACAACAAACTTCATCGTTTAAAGCTGGAAGTATGTTGGGGAAAAgggactcaaaacatgaaaaaactatTGTTGTTGGTCATAACAGAtaggttataaaatgctgttgCTACTATAGTACGTCGTAAATATCTAAAACCCGCTTATTTTCACCCCAAGCAGCCAtgaaaattctgtaaaaatgttgttagaaacatatatagatacttagttgtgaaatatagctatttatttgttattttagtaGTTATCTCAGTAGATTTTAGaatttagaaatctataatttttttctccagcttaaaatttattttgtggctgccacaaaatagttttttgttcGTCTCTCCTTCGTTTGATGTATTTAATTACTTTGATGAGTCTAGGATAGACTAGGAAAATATTAACAACAAACTCAACTCTGTTGCCTGGGACATGATGTTGAAAGATATGAACCTCGAACAACAACTACAAAATATTATAGATAAAATTTTACTTCTGTCTGAAGAACTAGTTCCTAAAAGGAAAGTGTTTACACAAGATAAACACTACATACCAAGAGATCGTCGTGTACTAATGAGGCAGCGTCGTAAGCTTATAAAGCGACTgtccaaaacttttaaatacaaacaagtgaaagaaataaaagaacGATTAGTCGACATTGAACTTTCTCTGCAGCAGTCATTTAAAGAAAGCGACAATCTCTAGAAAAGAAAGCAATTTCTTCCATTAAAACAaacccaaaatatttttatttctatgcGCAAAAACATAGTAAAACAAGGTCCAGAGTAGGTCCATTATTTAACAAAAGGAAACAGAAGTTTACTGATGATTGCAAAGAAATGGCTGACCTCCTGCAACAACAATACGTGAGTGTATTTAGTAAGCAACATAATTCAACAGCCGATGCTAATGACTTAACTTGTACCATTCCTGTAATGACAGATGTTGCACTTACCACTGATGACATAATTGAAGCAATTAACACTCTATCTGCTAATTCAGCTTCCGGCCCAGATGGTGTCCCTGctatatttcttaaaattgtAAGAATGCTGTGGCAACTCCACTTCTTATGTTTTGGTCAAACTGTCTCAACACAGGTGTAACACCTCTGCTTTTGAGGACTGCAAACATTGCCCCCATTTTCAAAGGAGATGACAAAGGCGAAGTGGACAACTGTCAACAAGTTGCCTTGACTTCACatgttaaaatatttgaaaaagttataaaaaagaacatagTTGATCATCTTGTACAGTACAATCTTTTTAACAACTCACAACATGGTTTTAGAGAAGGTCGTTCCTGTTTATCACAGCTACTGACCCATTATGATACAATCCTATCCTTTCTTGAAAGCGGTTCAAATGTAGATACAATTTACTTAGATTTTAGCAAGGCATTTGACAAAGTGGACCACTTTAGCTTATTTGCTAAACTGAAGCAACTTGGTACAAATGACAAACTGATAAAATGGATTAAATCATTCCTTAAAGACAGAATACAACATGTTCATGTCAATGGTGTAAAATCTATACCCGCTAACGTTGGATCAGGGGTTCCACAGGGGTCTGTTCTTGGCCCACTGCTTTTTCTAATCATGGTAGGTGATATCAATCAGAACTTAAAATATTCTTTGGCATCCAGCTTTGCAGACGACACACGAATTCTGAAAAATTCTCATGGACACCTTTAAACTCCAAAGTGatctaaatataatttataagtggaaaaatgaaaataatatgaaaCTCAATGGGTGTAAGTTTGAGCACCTAAGTTATGGAAAGGTTGAGTTTTTGAAACCACTCTCTGTATATCTAAGTAACACGTCAGAAAAGatcaacaaaaaaatcactGTGAAGGACTTAGGAGTTATAATGTCGAATGATTGCAAATTTAATAACTATATCTCAAACCTTATATCAAAGGCAAACAGGATAATTGGATGGATATTACGAACATTAGAGAGCAGAGAAAAAAACGTGATGTTGACTCTTTGGAAATCATTAGTTATTCCCCCACCTTGACTATTGTTCCCAGTTATGGTCTCCACTAATGAAAGGACAAATACAAGACATAGAAATGGTGCAAAGAACCTTTACTAGAAGAATCCTTGGAACTCAAGGTTTTTCGTACTGGGACGAACTAAAAAGATTGAATCTGTATTATCTGGAGAGAAGAAGAGAACGGTAT
Above is a window of Hydractinia symbiolongicarpus strain clone_291-10 chromosome 3, HSymV2.1, whole genome shotgun sequence DNA encoding:
- the LOC130636119 gene encoding caspase-7-like gives rise to the protein MDEIDRPAVGQLPSPRAPFNLDNRPELSEDTEPLDEVDRPSVTMDVPKDPERFLAQIVVDKNESEKRIEINTDFNHENMNIETQIANDEIIHIESSDGPPVQPIGNVDGPFNQMFRRHSPIIQQRTERTDKEGITSKHVTLYPKEPDSKVSGKIKHEVNSEYFYNMNSFPRGKLTLINVKYFQKSSGMGEYPRHGTDKDAEGLCSLFLDLGFIVDRYDNPSKREILSILKGAANEDYSKLSCCACAMLSHGEEGIIYGTDGYVKIKEITKLFRSRSLAGKPKFFLFQACQGSEYMNPLDSVDGPGRHLIDEAEMSLTLPSEADFLYAYSTVPGFYSWRNSRRGSWFMEAVVSTFRESAHKMDVVRMLTRVNAIVAHRKSRTDDVVTDDKRQIASIITQMRKEFFLFPPYGPLPKEGS